From Verrucomicrobiota bacterium, a single genomic window includes:
- a CDS encoding amidohydrolase family protein yields the protein MKPILCTTLTFCLLASNFVQAEATRKTASYKRVKAYLDSIPAIDTHDHLFPLETLPGYVETDHGRGMNLSGIWRNSYFTGFNPLTPWKSGGSFDEWWDKAKNDFTNARATSVYRYQLPAFQDLYGVDFDTITDAQARKLNERIFKNYQDQKWIYHVVTERANIELMVNDPYWARLKLKTYYPFEVLVFNVTTLVRGFHPTEYSDKNPWDSPYYFAKEAGLEIKSLDDYLNALDQLFQKAKAAGAICLKTTLAYERTLLFENVPKEIAEKTFGRPRSELTAREIKDFEDFIMWRLVEFSARYELPFQIHTGHGRLAGSNPMLLLDLITSNPRTKFILFHGGYPWIGETGAIGMRHGSHVWIDSVWMPTLSYTMAKRAYHEWLEVMPSDHILWGADCNHAEGIYGATEMTRRCLAEVLAEKITSGDLKEEFALKIGKQILRDNALKLFPQLNDRLWKHKGKLEPPSEFGNEVK from the coding sequence ATGAAACCTATTCTCTGCACAACCCTCACGTTTTGTCTTCTCGCATCTAACTTCGTTCAAGCTGAAGCCACGCGCAAAACGGCGAGCTATAAACGCGTCAAGGCGTATCTTGATTCCATTCCCGCCATCGACACGCACGATCATCTTTTCCCGCTCGAAACATTGCCGGGATACGTTGAGACGGACCACGGTCGCGGGATGAATCTCTCTGGCATTTGGCGCAACAGTTATTTCACGGGTTTCAATCCGCTCACGCCGTGGAAATCCGGCGGTTCGTTCGACGAGTGGTGGGACAAAGCCAAAAACGATTTTACTAATGCCCGCGCGACGAGCGTTTATCGCTACCAACTCCCCGCCTTTCAAGACCTCTACGGCGTTGACTTCGACACCATCACTGACGCGCAGGCCCGCAAGTTGAATGAGCGCATCTTCAAGAACTATCAGGACCAGAAATGGATTTACCACGTTGTCACCGAGCGGGCGAACATCGAACTCATGGTCAACGATCCTTACTGGGCGAGGTTGAAACTCAAGACCTACTATCCGTTTGAAGTGCTGGTGTTCAATGTTACGACGCTTGTGCGCGGTTTCCATCCTACCGAATACAGCGACAAGAATCCGTGGGACAGCCCGTACTACTTTGCCAAAGAAGCCGGTCTGGAGATCAAATCGCTCGACGACTACTTGAACGCTCTTGATCAGTTGTTTCAGAAGGCCAAAGCCGCGGGCGCAATCTGCCTGAAAACGACGTTGGCCTACGAGCGAACGCTGCTTTTTGAAAACGTGCCAAAGGAAATCGCCGAGAAAACTTTTGGTCGGCCGCGCAGTGAACTCACAGCCAGGGAAATCAAAGACTTTGAAGACTTCATCATGTGGCGGCTGGTTGAGTTCAGTGCCAGGTACGAGCTGCCATTTCAAATTCACACCGGACACGGCCGGCTGGCCGGCTCGAACCCGATGTTGCTGCTCGACCTCATCACGTCCAATCCAAGAACCAAGTTCATTCTGTTTCACGGCGGTTATCCGTGGATTGGCGAGACGGGCGCGATTGGGATGCGTCACGGTTCGCATGTCTGGATTGATTCGGTCTGGATGCCGACGCTCAGCTACACGATGGCCAAACGCGCTTACCACGAATGGCTTGAAGTGATGCCGTCCGACCACATCTTATGGGGAGCAGACTGCAATCACGCCGAGGGCATTTACGGCGCCACTGAAATGACGCGCCGTTGTCTGGCAGAAGTGCTGGCCGAAAAAATTACGAGCGGCGATCTCAAAGAGGAGTTCGCGCTGAAGATTGGCAAACAAATTCTCCGCGACAACGCACTGAAATTATTTCCGCAACTCAACGACCGTCTCTGGAAACACAAGGGCAAACTCGAACCGCCCTCAGAATTTGGCAACGAGGTGAAGTGA
- a CDS encoding Gfo/Idh/MocA family oxidoreductase, with protein sequence MTTRRDKTNAPLSRRVFLKQSGLMLGAVTVADKTLFGAEPSDATGNKLRAAVIGHTGKGDYGHGLDIVFNDSANVQVVAVADPNPSGRAKAAEKSKALRQYDDYHLMLEKEKPQLVAVAPRWTDQHHAMTMAALKVGAHVYSEKPFTQTLAEADDSLVFAEKAGLKIAVAHQMRLAPSILHLKREMENGLIGDLLQIRAYGKQDARAGGEDMLVLGTHLFDLIRFFAGEPLWCAARVLWKGRDITRQDARTVTEQIGPVAGDEIEARFAFANGVIASFTSRAKLRDSIGHWGIEIIGSKASVRILADVCPTIYWSKPGKWETSGKTDQWRRLENDPMLNANEAERGFIPANQRVVDDWLEAIQKNREPVCSGRAGMKAVEMVMAVYHAGLSGARVPMPLTDRSHPLKAA encoded by the coding sequence ATGACAACCCGCAGAGACAAAACCAACGCCCCGCTTTCCCGCCGGGTTTTTCTGAAGCAGTCAGGTTTGATGCTTGGTGCGGTGACGGTCGCAGACAAGACCCTCTTTGGTGCCGAGCCATCGGATGCAACGGGCAACAAGTTGCGCGCCGCCGTCATCGGTCATACTGGTAAAGGAGATTACGGCCACGGGCTCGACATTGTTTTCAACGACAGCGCAAACGTTCAGGTGGTGGCCGTGGCCGATCCGAACCCATCGGGCCGCGCCAAGGCGGCGGAAAAAAGCAAAGCGCTTCGTCAATACGACGATTACCACCTCATGTTGGAAAAGGAGAAACCGCAACTGGTGGCCGTCGCGCCACGGTGGACCGATCAACATCACGCAATGACGATGGCAGCTCTCAAGGTTGGCGCGCACGTTTACTCGGAAAAGCCGTTTACTCAAACGCTCGCGGAGGCGGATGACTCGCTGGTGTTCGCCGAGAAAGCCGGGTTGAAGATTGCCGTCGCCCATCAAATGCGTCTCGCGCCAAGCATCCTTCATCTAAAGCGTGAGATGGAGAATGGCTTGATCGGCGACCTGCTCCAGATTCGTGCTTATGGAAAACAGGACGCGCGCGCCGGCGGCGAAGACATGTTGGTGTTGGGCACACATTTGTTCGACCTGATTCGGTTCTTTGCCGGCGAACCGCTGTGGTGTGCGGCGCGCGTGTTGTGGAAGGGACGTGACATTACGCGACAGGACGCGCGCACGGTCACCGAGCAAATCGGGCCGGTGGCCGGCGACGAAATTGAAGCGCGGTTCGCGTTCGCCAACGGCGTCATTGCCAGTTTCACCAGTCGAGCCAAACTGCGAGACAGCATCGGACACTGGGGAATTGAAATCATTGGCAGTAAAGCCAGCGTCCGCATTCTCGCCGATGTTTGTCCCACAATTTACTGGTCGAAGCCGGGCAAATGGGAAACATCGGGTAAAACTGATCAATGGCGGCGACTGGAAAATGATCCCATGCTCAATGCCAATGAGGCAGAACGCGGTTTCATTCCGGCCAATCAACGCGTCGTGGACGATTGGCTTGAGGCCATCCAGAAGAATCGCGAACCGGTTTGCAGCGGTCGCGCGGGAATGAAAGCTGTGGAAATGGTGATGGCAGTCTATCACGCCGGACTCAGCGGCGCTCGCGTGCCGATGCCGCTCACCGACCGGTCACATCCGCTTAAAGCGGCGTGA
- a CDS encoding prepilin-type N-terminal cleavage/methylation domain-containing protein: MTKLCNSLVQAKESNSRGRAFTLIELLVVIAILGILAGLLLPALSYAKAHARSTACKNHLRQMGIALQMYVHENGSKYPYGVNPYAPEFDDAVGVANTRYWWAKLLPYYPVKWTVAKYHCPGYKGAIVGEVGSRPPFGAYAYNQRGVRPPVSGHQNPNLGINIRFPDDQFGLGPTYHKSSPFRAVSESQIKVPSEMLAICESRFLNAKVNGYPGGECDTQCGFLRFPYNGAGNEFAFGEERHGKNYNQLFCDGHVAAMNPWVLFNPTNTAPMWNYDHQPHPELWMPDY; encoded by the coding sequence TGTGCAATAGCCTCGTTCAAGCGAAGGAAAGTAATTCCCGAGGTCGCGCTTTCACACTTATCGAACTCTTGGTGGTTATCGCCATCCTTGGCATCCTGGCCGGCTTGCTGCTTCCGGCACTTTCCTATGCCAAGGCGCACGCGCGCTCGACCGCCTGCAAAAACCACCTTCGGCAAATGGGGATTGCTCTGCAAATGTACGTGCATGAGAACGGGAGTAAATATCCGTATGGGGTGAACCCTTATGCTCCCGAATTTGACGACGCAGTTGGAGTTGCGAACACGCGGTATTGGTGGGCGAAGCTTCTGCCTTACTACCCGGTGAAGTGGACGGTCGCGAAATACCACTGTCCAGGATACAAAGGGGCAATAGTGGGAGAGGTCGGCAGTCGTCCTCCCTTTGGTGCCTACGCATACAATCAGAGGGGAGTTCGACCACCTGTCTCCGGTCATCAGAATCCTAATCTTGGTATTAATATTCGTTTTCCCGACGACCAATTCGGTTTGGGACCAACCTATCACAAATCGTCGCCGTTTCGGGCAGTTTCTGAAAGTCAAATAAAGGTGCCTAGCGAGATGTTGGCCATTTGTGAATCCAGGTTCTTAAACGCGAAGGTAAATGGCTATCCAGGCGGAGAGTGCGACACGCAATGCGGATTCTTGAGGTTTCCTTACAACGGCGCGGGAAACGAATTCGCTTTTGGCGAAGAACGACACGGGAAGAATTACAATCAACTGTTCTGCGATGGACACGTTGCGGCCATGAATCCGTGGGTTTTGTTCAATCCCACGAATACCGCGCCGATGTGGAACTACGACCATCAGCCGCATCCAGAACTGTGGATGCCGGACTACTAA
- a CDS encoding DUF3445 domain-containing protein yields the protein MNLADVIPDEDYRLQMRFERGNVAEFFAPTERHEELISQRRHWLQTAPQTYAALLPEGIPLLDETIERACLWQADAPLARLKEANSPWERCLALGETLEPDFLLLKPQAEGCFHLLAGCVCFPSSWSLAEKIGRPLEFIHGVVPGLNSQLGNQIHGFLSKIKPGIAWQRANWGLSRSPELNQHPERRLPRFDASVSLTEIWLRVEHQALVALPQNQGILFGIRIAIHPLAELKKDSTVAERLSRVLQTMPEEMARYKNLATARSTIIALLQS from the coding sequence ATGAATCTGGCTGATGTAATTCCGGATGAAGATTATCGACTGCAGATGCGTTTCGAGCGCGGAAACGTCGCCGAATTCTTTGCACCCACGGAACGCCATGAGGAACTGATTTCACAGCGGCGACATTGGCTGCAAACCGCGCCGCAGACCTACGCCGCACTCTTGCCGGAAGGAATTCCGCTGCTGGACGAAACGATAGAGAGGGCGTGCTTATGGCAAGCGGATGCTCCGCTTGCTCGATTGAAAGAAGCAAATTCTCCCTGGGAACGCTGCCTCGCACTGGGCGAAACCCTCGAACCGGATTTCCTCCTCTTGAAGCCGCAAGCCGAGGGCTGCTTTCATCTGCTGGCCGGCTGCGTTTGCTTTCCCTCCTCCTGGAGTCTGGCGGAAAAAATTGGCCGACCGCTGGAATTCATTCACGGTGTGGTGCCCGGCTTGAACTCGCAGCTCGGAAATCAAATCCACGGATTTCTGAGCAAGATCAAACCCGGCATCGCCTGGCAACGCGCCAACTGGGGGCTCAGCCGTTCGCCGGAGTTAAATCAACATCCGGAACGCCGACTCCCGCGCTTCGATGCTTCCGTGAGTCTGACAGAGATCTGGTTGCGCGTGGAACATCAGGCGCTCGTAGCATTGCCGCAAAACCAGGGAATTCTATTCGGCATCCGGATCGCCATTCACCCGCTCGCCGAGCTGAAGAAGGATTCAACAGTGGCAGAACGACTCAGCCGCGTATTGCAAACGATGCCGGAGGAGATGGCGCGATACAAAAATCTCGCCACGGCCCGTTCAACCATCATTGCATTATTGCAGTCCTGA